In Halorussus limi, a genomic segment contains:
- the leuS gene encoding leucine--tRNA ligase → MTTEQRERGFDHTSVEPKWQREWEEADVFRIPDSAEDPEYVLAMFPYTSGNLHMGHVRNYTITDAYARFERLRGENVLHPMGWDSFGLPAENAAEERDTNPRDWTMKCIESMKEQLQAMGFGYDWEREVTTCDPDYYKWNQWLFKRFRDEDLVERQSAELNWCPSCETVLADEQVEGEEELCWRCGTPIEQREMDQWFFTITDYADELLEALDDLEGWPANVREMQRNWIGRQEGDTVAFEIPGYGDVDIFTTRLDTIHGATFFSLAPGHPVAQEIAEDNEEVAEYIHEAEHADEDDLDVTSGVFTGEYAVNPATGDEIPVYVADYVLTDVGTGALYAVPGHDERDHEFAEAHDIPIEQVVEPAPDADTDPEDVDVQEEAYTPDGVLVNSGEYDGLTSEEARERFVDEFDGEHRTEYNLRDWGISRQRYWGTPIPMIRCDDCGYVPVPDEDLPVELPEFVHTTGNPLDAAEEWKHVECPDCGGDAVRETDTMDTFVDSSWYFLRYVSPDLDDAPFDTDRASDWMSVDQYVGGIEHAVMHLLYARFFTKVLDDIDLLEGVREPFTDLTNQGMVLGEDGNKMSKSKGNGVSPQRIIDEYGADTARLFIMEAAQPEKEFAWSAEGVHSANNFLQNVYRLADEFAAGEVTSSDSGTDATAVADYVSREIDATVATATEEFEDFRFNHALQAVREMVSLLRRYREYTTPDADTFERGLVTAVKLLAPVAPHLAEEVWERLDRDGLVAEAEWPAADAPEDYDVERRLVENTREDVRDIVDTVGIEDPETVTLAVAPEWKHRAHDIAANADGNVVGTVMGDDELRQQGEDAADFAKDLAARSEALDEQLSPDRERAALERAAWLLEREFGADVVVQSAEEADPDLAGKAEPGRPAIDIAE, encoded by the coding sequence ATGACTACCGAGCAGCGCGAACGAGGGTTCGACCATACGTCGGTCGAACCGAAGTGGCAACGCGAGTGGGAGGAGGCCGACGTGTTCCGCATCCCGGACAGCGCCGAGGACCCCGAGTACGTCCTCGCCATGTTCCCCTACACCTCCGGGAACCTCCACATGGGCCACGTTCGGAACTACACCATCACCGACGCCTACGCCCGGTTCGAGCGACTCCGCGGCGAGAACGTCCTCCACCCGATGGGGTGGGACTCGTTCGGTCTGCCCGCCGAGAACGCCGCCGAGGAGCGCGACACCAACCCGCGCGACTGGACGATGAAGTGCATCGAGTCGATGAAAGAGCAACTGCAGGCGATGGGCTTCGGCTACGACTGGGAGCGCGAGGTCACGACCTGCGACCCCGACTACTACAAGTGGAACCAGTGGCTGTTCAAGCGGTTCCGCGACGAGGACCTCGTCGAGCGCCAGAGCGCCGAACTCAACTGGTGTCCCTCCTGCGAGACCGTGCTGGCCGACGAGCAGGTCGAGGGCGAAGAGGAACTCTGCTGGCGGTGTGGCACGCCCATCGAACAGCGCGAGATGGACCAGTGGTTCTTCACCATTACCGACTACGCCGACGAACTGCTGGAGGCGCTGGACGACCTCGAGGGGTGGCCCGCCAACGTCCGCGAGATGCAGCGCAACTGGATCGGCCGCCAAGAGGGCGACACCGTCGCCTTCGAGATTCCCGGCTACGGCGACGTGGACATCTTCACGACCCGACTCGACACGATTCACGGCGCGACCTTCTTCTCGCTCGCGCCCGGCCACCCCGTCGCTCAAGAGATTGCGGAGGACAACGAGGAAGTCGCCGAGTACATCCACGAGGCCGAACACGCCGACGAGGACGACCTCGACGTGACCTCCGGCGTGTTCACCGGCGAGTACGCCGTCAACCCCGCTACCGGCGACGAGATTCCCGTCTACGTCGCCGACTACGTGCTGACCGACGTGGGCACGGGCGCGCTGTACGCGGTGCCCGGCCACGACGAGCGAGACCACGAGTTCGCCGAGGCCCACGACATCCCCATCGAGCAGGTGGTGGAACCGGCACCGGACGCCGACACCGACCCCGAGGACGTGGACGTGCAGGAAGAGGCCTACACGCCCGACGGCGTGCTGGTCAACAGCGGCGAGTACGACGGCCTGACCAGCGAGGAGGCCCGCGAGCGGTTCGTCGACGAGTTCGACGGCGAACACCGCACCGAGTACAACCTCCGGGACTGGGGCATCTCGCGCCAGCGCTACTGGGGAACGCCCATCCCGATGATTCGCTGCGACGACTGCGGCTACGTCCCGGTGCCCGACGAGGACCTGCCGGTCGAACTCCCCGAGTTCGTCCACACCACGGGCAACCCGCTGGACGCCGCCGAGGAGTGGAAGCACGTGGAGTGTCCCGACTGCGGCGGCGACGCGGTGCGCGAGACCGACACGATGGACACGTTCGTCGACTCGTCGTGGTACTTCCTGCGCTACGTCTCGCCGGACCTCGACGACGCGCCGTTCGACACCGACCGAGCGAGCGACTGGATGTCCGTCGACCAGTACGTCGGCGGCATCGAACACGCCGTGATGCACCTGCTGTACGCCCGGTTCTTCACGAAGGTGCTGGACGACATCGACCTGCTGGAGGGCGTCCGCGAACCGTTCACCGACCTGACGAATCAGGGGATGGTGCTGGGCGAGGACGGCAACAAGATGTCCAAGAGCAAGGGCAACGGCGTCTCGCCACAGCGCATCATCGACGAGTACGGCGCGGACACCGCTCGCCTGTTCATCATGGAGGCGGCCCAACCCGAGAAGGAGTTCGCGTGGAGCGCCGAGGGCGTCCACTCGGCGAACAACTTCCTGCAGAACGTCTACCGACTCGCCGACGAGTTCGCCGCGGGCGAAGTAACCAGTTCGGATAGCGGAACCGACGCCACCGCCGTCGCCGACTACGTCTCGCGGGAGATAGACGCCACCGTCGCCACCGCGACCGAGGAGTTCGAGGACTTCCGGTTCAACCACGCGCTGCAGGCCGTCCGCGAGATGGTGTCGCTGCTGCGTCGCTACCGGGAGTACACCACCCCCGACGCCGACACCTTCGAGCGCGGACTGGTGACCGCGGTCAAACTCCTCGCGCCGGTCGCGCCCCACCTCGCCGAGGAGGTCTGGGAGCGACTGGACCGGGACGGACTCGTCGCCGAGGCCGAGTGGCCCGCCGCCGACGCGCCCGAGGACTACGACGTGGAGCGCCGCCTCGTGGAGAACACCCGCGAGGACGTGCGCGACATCGTGGACACCGTCGGCATCGAGGACCCCGAGACCGTCACGCTCGCGGTCGCGCCCGAGTGGAAGCACCGCGCCCACGACATCGCCGCGAACGCCGACGGGAACGTCGTCGGGACGGTCATGGGCGACGACGAACTCCGCCAGCAGGGCGAGGACGCCGCCGACTTCGCCAAGGACCTCGCGGCCCGGTCGGAGGCGCTGGACGAGCAACTCTCGCCCGACCGCGAGCGCGCCGCCCTCGAACGCGCCGCGTGGCTACTCGAACGCGAGTTCGGGGCCGACGTGGTCGTCCAGAGCGCCGAGGAAGCCGACCCGGACCTCGCGGGCAAGGCCGAACCCGGCCGCCCCGCAATCGACATCGCGGAGTAA
- a CDS encoding FAD-binding oxidoreductase has product MTHDCSFLADLSLDGDVSFGDSARENHAADFGAEERGEGVTPDAVVWPESTADVAAVLSGANEREVPVTPYAAGTSLEGNAVPARRGVSLDLSRMDAVLDVRPGDFQIDVEPGVLGAEVDEAVADEGLFFPPLPSSGDISTVGGMIANDASGMKTVKYGEVADWVLELEVVLADGSVITAGSGAAKTSSGYNLKDLFVGSEGTLGVVTRATLELAGRPEQIRGARALFPSLDEAAAAVFDAVRSGVDVAKIELVDADSARMANAYTGTDLPDVPAVYLEFHANHGVEREIDFCRDVFAAHDVTRFDVAEDAAEMDDLWQARRDLAYAIQLWDPDLTALHPGDVTVPISAYPEMVSFVKSEARERDLLVPCFGHAGDGNLHYSVLVDEDDDARVEAAHEVYASTVEKAIDLGGTATGEHGIGTGKRDFLEAEHGPEAVEAMRRLKRAFDPRDTLNPGKMFPETIDGGRVRADAPDDGA; this is encoded by the coding sequence ATGACGCACGACTGTTCGTTTCTCGCGGACCTCTCGCTCGACGGCGACGTCTCGTTCGGCGACTCGGCCCGGGAGAATCACGCCGCGGACTTCGGCGCGGAGGAGCGCGGCGAGGGCGTCACCCCCGACGCCGTGGTCTGGCCCGAATCGACCGCCGACGTGGCGGCGGTCCTCTCGGGGGCCAACGAGCGCGAGGTGCCCGTCACGCCCTACGCCGCCGGGACGAGTCTGGAGGGCAACGCCGTGCCCGCCCGCCGCGGGGTCAGCCTCGACCTGTCGCGGATGGACGCCGTCCTCGACGTGCGGCCCGGGGACTTCCAGATAGACGTGGAACCCGGCGTCCTCGGTGCGGAGGTGGACGAAGCGGTCGCGGACGAGGGCCTGTTCTTCCCGCCGCTGCCCTCCTCGGGCGACATCTCGACCGTCGGCGGGATGATAGCCAACGACGCCTCGGGCATGAAGACGGTGAAGTACGGCGAGGTGGCCGACTGGGTGCTCGAACTGGAGGTCGTCCTCGCCGACGGGTCGGTGATTACGGCGGGGAGCGGGGCCGCGAAGACGTCGAGCGGCTACAACCTGAAGGACCTGTTCGTCGGGAGCGAGGGCACGCTGGGCGTCGTGACCCGGGCGACCCTCGAACTCGCCGGCCGCCCCGAGCAGATTCGGGGTGCCCGCGCGCTGTTTCCGTCGCTCGACGAGGCCGCGGCGGCGGTGTTCGACGCCGTGCGCTCCGGCGTGGACGTGGCGAAAATCGAACTCGTGGACGCCGACTCCGCCCGGATGGCCAACGCCTACACCGGCACCGACCTACCCGACGTGCCGGCGGTGTATCTGGAGTTCCACGCCAACCACGGCGTCGAGCGCGAAATCGACTTCTGCCGCGACGTGTTCGCGGCCCACGACGTGACGCGGTTCGACGTGGCCGAGGACGCCGCCGAGATGGACGACCTCTGGCAGGCCCGCCGGGACCTCGCGTACGCCATCCAGCTCTGGGACCCCGACCTGACCGCGCTCCACCCCGGCGACGTCACCGTCCCCATCAGCGCGTACCCCGAGATGGTGTCGTTCGTCAAGTCCGAGGCCCGCGAGCGCGACCTGCTGGTCCCCTGCTTCGGCCACGCGGGCGACGGCAACCTCCACTACTCCGTGCTGGTCGACGAGGACGACGACGCGCGGGTCGAGGCCGCTCACGAGGTCTACGCGTCCACCGTCGAGAAGGCCATCGACCTCGGCGGTACCGCGACCGGCGAACACGGCATCGGGACGGGCAAGCGCGACTTCTTGGAGGCCGAACACGGCCCGGAGGCGGTCGAGGCGATGCGGCGACTCAAGCGGGCGTTCGACCCGCGTGACACTCTCAACCCGGGCAAGATGTTCCCCGAGACCATCGACGGCGGGCGCGTCAGGGCCGACGCACCGGACGACGGGGCTTGA
- a CDS encoding phosphatase PAP2 family protein translates to MMSPDPVVGQQVGDAVRGAVPPWLVPVFIAITRLGNPALFLAVFAVDYWFGDRRRGAHALALAIGGYALITALKTFFDAPRPPSTVNVIPISGYSFPSGHATSATIGYGILAYDLEVGSWPTRYAVAGVAMLLVALSRVVLGVHYVRDVVAGIVVGLAFLAGVVWLTEHDPKEGFVVAIALGAVAFVVSGASHDGATILGAAVGATLAYTYLDAVPRVDGARARFALLGVVAPVLGALAYVGEELLVDPLVAFVLYAVTMAGVLLAPTLAVRLGADRERETIDLS, encoded by the coding sequence ATGATGAGTCCCGACCCGGTCGTGGGCCAGCAAGTCGGCGACGCCGTCCGCGGCGCGGTACCGCCGTGGCTGGTCCCGGTGTTCATCGCCATCACGCGATTGGGCAACCCCGCGTTATTCCTCGCGGTGTTCGCGGTCGACTACTGGTTCGGCGACCGTCGGCGGGGCGCCCACGCCCTCGCGCTCGCCATCGGCGGTTACGCGCTCATCACGGCGCTCAAGACGTTCTTCGACGCGCCGCGGCCCCCGTCGACGGTCAACGTCATCCCGATATCAGGCTACAGTTTCCCGAGCGGCCACGCCACCAGCGCGACCATCGGCTACGGCATCCTCGCCTACGACCTCGAAGTCGGGTCGTGGCCCACGCGGTACGCGGTGGCCGGCGTCGCCATGCTGCTGGTCGCGCTGTCGCGGGTCGTCCTCGGAGTCCACTACGTCCGGGACGTGGTCGCCGGCATCGTCGTCGGCCTCGCTTTCCTCGCCGGAGTCGTCTGGCTCACGGAGCACGACCCGAAGGAGGGGTTCGTCGTCGCCATCGCGCTCGGAGCGGTCGCGTTCGTCGTCAGCGGGGCGAGCCACGACGGGGCGACGATACTCGGAGCGGCCGTCGGCGCCACGCTGGCCTACACGTATCTCGACGCGGTGCCCCGAGTCGACGGCGCGCGCGCGAGGTTCGCGCTCCTCGGCGTCGTCGCGCCGGTCCTCGGGGCGCTCGCCTACGTCGGGGAGGAACTGCTGGTCGACCCGCTGGTCGCGTTCGTCCTCTACGCAGTGACGATGGCGGGCGTGTTGCTCGCGCCGACGCTAGCGGTCCGTCTCGGCGCGGACCGGGAGCGCGAGACCATCGACCTGTCGTGA
- a CDS encoding Htur_1727 family rSAM-partnered candidate RiPP, whose protein sequence is MVEKARRARVEESRPDAEAESGADADREWEILAREGADDPPRYVGTVRAEDAAAAHEEATRLFCWYDREVWVCPAGAIRRFSADADDAGDSESELAVPESGSEGRTHEL, encoded by the coding sequence ATGGTCGAGAAGGCGAGACGCGCGAGGGTCGAGGAGTCGCGCCCGGACGCAGAGGCCGAGTCCGGCGCGGACGCCGACCGCGAGTGGGAGATTCTGGCCCGCGAGGGGGCCGACGACCCGCCGCGATACGTCGGCACCGTCAGGGCCGAGGACGCCGCGGCGGCCCACGAGGAGGCGACGCGACTGTTCTGCTGGTACGACCGCGAGGTGTGGGTCTGTCCCGCCGGAGCGATTCGGCGGTTCTCGGCGGACGCGGACGACGCTGGCGACTCGGAGTCGGAACTGGCCGTGCCCGAGTCGGGGTCCGAGGGTCGAACGCACGAGCTATGA
- a CDS encoding FAD-binding oxidoreductase, whose translation MATTTASTEAVTVADLRERFRGRVLEPGDEGYDDARAVWNGMIDRRPSVLAQCAGVADVMAAVDFGRENEMLVAVKGGGHHIAGDAVCDDGLVVDLSEMRSVRVDPDARTASVEPGATLADFDHEAQAFGLAAPLGINSTTGVAGLTLGGGFGWLTRKYGMTVDNLRSVDVVTADGELRHASEAENSDLFWGLRGGSGNFGVATSFEFDLHEVGPEVLAGPVVYSGDDAADVLRHVRDFNEEAPDEAAVWAILRKAPPLPFLPSDTHGVGVLIVVAFYAGDVDEGEQVLEPLRSYGDPIADAVGPHRYAEFQQSFDPLLTEGARNYWKSHNFDELPDEAIDTAVEYAAEIPSPLSEIFFAQLGGEMARVPDDATAYPHRDAEYAMNVHTRWEDPADDDRCIAWAREFYDAMAPHATGGLYVNFSGDEGQQALAYGENYDRLAELKAEYDPTNLFRMNRNVEPVD comes from the coding sequence ATGGCAACCACGACCGCGTCGACAGAAGCAGTCACCGTCGCCGACCTACGCGAGCGGTTTCGGGGGCGAGTCCTCGAACCCGGCGACGAGGGATACGACGACGCCCGAGCGGTATGGAACGGGATGATAGACCGACGACCCTCGGTCCTCGCGCAGTGCGCGGGCGTCGCCGACGTGATGGCGGCGGTCGATTTCGGCCGCGAGAACGAGATGCTGGTCGCTGTCAAGGGCGGCGGCCACCACATCGCGGGCGACGCGGTCTGCGACGACGGACTGGTCGTAGACCTCTCGGAGATGCGCTCGGTCCGAGTGGACCCCGACGCGCGGACCGCCAGCGTCGAACCCGGCGCGACCCTCGCGGACTTCGACCACGAAGCCCAAGCGTTCGGTCTCGCCGCGCCGCTGGGCATCAACTCCACGACCGGCGTCGCCGGACTCACCCTCGGCGGGGGGTTCGGGTGGCTGACCCGCAAGTACGGGATGACCGTGGACAACCTTCGGTCGGTGGACGTGGTGACCGCCGACGGCGAACTCCGGCACGCGAGCGAAGCGGAGAACTCCGACCTCTTCTGGGGACTCCGCGGTGGGAGCGGCAACTTCGGGGTCGCCACGTCGTTCGAGTTCGACCTCCACGAGGTCGGCCCGGAAGTGCTGGCGGGACCCGTGGTCTACTCGGGCGACGACGCTGCCGACGTGCTTCGACACGTCCGGGACTTCAACGAGGAGGCACCCGACGAGGCGGCGGTCTGGGCCATCCTTCGCAAGGCTCCGCCGCTCCCGTTCCTCCCGAGCGACACTCACGGCGTGGGCGTCCTTATCGTCGTGGCGTTCTACGCGGGCGACGTAGACGAGGGCGAACAGGTCCTCGAACCGCTCCGGAGCTACGGCGACCCCATCGCCGACGCGGTCGGTCCTCACCGGTACGCCGAGTTCCAGCAATCGTTCGACCCGCTGCTCACGGAGGGCGCGCGCAACTACTGGAAGTCCCACAACTTCGACGAACTTCCCGACGAGGCCATCGACACGGCCGTCGAGTACGCGGCCGAAATCCCGTCACCGCTCTCGGAGATATTCTTCGCGCAGTTGGGCGGCGAGATGGCTCGAGTGCCGGACGACGCGACCGCGTACCCGCACCGAGACGCCGAGTACGCGATGAACGTCCACACGCGGTGGGAAGACCCGGCCGACGACGACCGGTGCATCGCGTGGGCGCGGGAGTTCTACGACGCCATGGCTCCCCACGCTACCGGAGGCCTGTACGTGAACTTCTCCGGCGACGAGGGGCAACAGGCCCTCGCGTACGGCGAGAACTACGACCGACTGGCCGAACTCAAGGCCGAGTACGACCCGACGAATCTCTTCCGGATGAATCGGAACGTCGAACCGGTCGACTGA
- a CDS encoding AAA family ATPase, producing the protein MDQPTATQRCERVLDAVSSAVIADEEFLETVLTGILARGHVLLEDVPGTGKTLTARSFADALGLSFSRIQFTPDLLPADITGSNVYDEGTGEFEFSPGPVFANVVLADEINRAPPKTQAALLEAMGEGQVTVDGTTHELPTPFFVLATQNPVEQEGTFGLPEAQRDRFIVKTTMGYPDFEGERELVDKRADRTAKAPSVGSVVEGREVAAVQRVLESVRVDGKLRDYVVSLGRATRQDDRVEVGVSPRGIQRLFEAARASAVIAGREYVVPDDVKRVAEPTFAHRLVLTDEASVRGADRSAVVADVLERVEVPAVKSPSA; encoded by the coding sequence ATGGACCAACCCACGGCGACTCAGCGTTGCGAGCGCGTCCTCGACGCGGTCAGTTCGGCGGTCATCGCCGACGAGGAGTTCCTCGAAACCGTCCTCACCGGGATTCTGGCCCGCGGTCACGTACTGCTCGAAGACGTGCCGGGAACGGGCAAGACGCTGACCGCCCGGAGTTTCGCCGACGCGCTCGGCCTCTCCTTCTCGCGCATCCAGTTCACGCCCGACCTCCTGCCCGCCGACATCACGGGGTCGAACGTCTACGACGAGGGGACCGGCGAGTTCGAGTTCTCGCCCGGTCCGGTGTTCGCCAACGTGGTCCTCGCCGACGAGATAAATCGCGCGCCGCCCAAGACGCAGGCCGCCCTGCTCGAAGCGATGGGGGAGGGGCAGGTCACGGTCGACGGGACGACTCACGAACTCCCGACGCCGTTCTTCGTCCTCGCCACGCAGAACCCCGTCGAGCAGGAGGGCACCTTCGGCCTGCCGGAGGCCCAGCGCGACCGCTTCATCGTCAAGACGACGATGGGCTACCCCGACTTCGAGGGCGAGCGCGAACTGGTGGACAAGCGCGCCGACCGGACCGCCAAGGCCCCGAGCGTCGGGTCGGTCGTGGAGGGCCGAGAGGTCGCGGCCGTCCAGCGCGTCCTCGAATCGGTCCGGGTGGACGGGAAGTTGCGCGACTACGTGGTCTCGCTCGGCCGGGCAACCCGGCAGGACGACCGAGTCGAGGTCGGCGTCTCGCCCCGAGGCATTCAGCGCCTCTTCGAGGCGGCCCGCGCCAGCGCGGTCATCGCGGGCCGCGAGTACGTGGTCCCCGACGACGTGAAGCGCGTCGCCGAACCGACCTTCGCCCACCGCCTCGTGCTGACCGACGAGGCGAGCGTCCGCGGGGCCGACCGGAGCGCGGTCGTCGCCGACGTGCTGGAACGCGTCGAGGTGCCCGCGGTGAAGTCGCCATCCGCCTGA
- a CDS encoding nitroreductase family deazaflavin-dependent oxidoreductase — MGTEAKQRSRYRQVRDRVRTFNKRVLNPFAMRFAGRPLSPYGLVRHVGRRSGRRYDTPVLVSEVGDRFVVPLPYGTGTDWYRNVRAADECVVVYGGRAYRAECPRLVDPAAVPEAFPAWQERLIRTAGSGQFLRMDRAEEMPMEYRDATAKHPAGPAVAGVAGAALLAAVLWRAARNR, encoded by the coding sequence ATGGGAACGGAGGCCAAACAGCGTTCGCGCTATCGACAGGTGCGGGACCGCGTCCGGACGTTCAACAAGCGAGTTCTGAACCCGTTCGCGATGCGGTTCGCGGGGCGGCCGCTCTCGCCGTACGGTCTCGTGCGCCACGTCGGCCGGCGGTCGGGGCGGCGCTACGACACGCCCGTCCTCGTGAGCGAAGTCGGCGACCGGTTCGTCGTGCCGCTACCGTACGGGACCGGAACGGACTGGTACCGGAACGTCCGGGCGGCCGACGAGTGCGTCGTGGTCTACGGCGGCCGGGCCTACCGGGCCGAGTGCCCGCGCTTGGTGGACCCCGCCGCAGTTCCGGAGGCGTTTCCGGCGTGGCAGGAGCGACTGATTCGGACCGCCGGGAGCGGGCAGTTCCTCCGGATGGACCGCGCCGAGGAGATGCCGATGGAGTACCGGGACGCGACGGCGAAGCATCCCGCCGGACCCGCTGTCGCGGGCGTGGCAGGTGCGGCGCTTCTGGCGGCGGTGCTGTGGCGGGCCGCGCGGAACCGGTGA
- a CDS encoding carotenoid oxygenase family protein translates to MPAYAPGFRSLDAEHDALALDVTGEIPSWLSGSLVRNGPGKFEVGGERVDHWFDGLAMLHKFRFEEGRGGVTYSNRFLRTDAYRTAVEEGTISGQFATSGGYLDRLKSFLGDPTDNANVNVARVGGEYVALTETPRRVRFDPESLATRGHLEYADDLSVHHVTAHLQRDDRRGETVGYATQFGRTNRYHLYRVPDERSGDGAADAESGSRPRRIPVASLEVDRPAYLHSFALTPRYAVLVEPPFVTNPMRFLLPGEGGFIDNYRWRPERGTRFLAFERDTGDLAVERRVAPFFFFHTVNAFESAGDVVVDLVAYDDASIVENLFMAAVEGGEGAPDSGPELDAADGELARFRVPVEGDARGDDPEATVVRRDLYTGTELPRVAPRARMESYRYAYGQATAREGQNGLVKVNVETGEATEWWADDHYAGEPIFVPEPAEDGHDAEEREASRPEDRGVVLAPALDAESERSLLVVLDGERFEELARAEVPHHIPFGFHGEFFPEVGR, encoded by the coding sequence ATGCCAGCCTACGCCCCGGGGTTCAGGTCGCTCGACGCCGAACACGACGCCCTCGCGCTCGACGTGACGGGCGAGATTCCGTCGTGGCTCTCGGGGTCGCTGGTCCGCAACGGGCCCGGAAAGTTTGAGGTCGGCGGCGAACGCGTCGACCACTGGTTCGACGGACTGGCGATGCTCCACAAGTTCCGGTTCGAGGAAGGGCGGGGAGGGGTGACCTACTCGAATCGCTTCCTCCGGACCGACGCCTACCGGACGGCCGTCGAGGAGGGCACCATCTCCGGCCAGTTCGCGACCTCCGGGGGCTATCTCGACCGGTTGAAGTCGTTTCTCGGCGACCCGACGGACAACGCGAACGTCAACGTCGCCCGGGTCGGCGGCGAGTACGTCGCGCTGACCGAGACGCCACGCCGGGTCCGGTTCGACCCCGAGAGCCTCGCAACGCGGGGACACCTCGAGTACGCCGACGACCTGTCCGTCCACCACGTCACGGCCCACCTCCAGCGCGACGACCGCCGCGGCGAGACGGTCGGCTACGCGACCCAGTTCGGGCGCACGAACCGGTATCACCTGTATCGCGTCCCCGACGAGCGGTCCGGCGACGGGGCGGCGGACGCCGAGAGCGGGTCCAGACCGCGACGAATCCCCGTCGCGTCGCTGGAGGTGGACCGCCCGGCGTACCTCCACAGTTTCGCGCTCACGCCGCGGTACGCCGTCCTCGTCGAACCCCCGTTCGTCACGAACCCGATGCGCTTTCTCCTGCCCGGCGAGGGCGGGTTCATCGACAACTACCGGTGGCGACCCGAGCGCGGCACGCGATTTCTGGCCTTCGAGCGCGACACGGGCGACCTCGCGGTCGAGCGCCGCGTGGCCCCGTTCTTCTTCTTTCACACGGTCAACGCCTTCGAGTCGGCGGGCGACGTCGTCGTGGACCTCGTGGCCTACGACGACGCGAGCATCGTGGAGAACCTGTTCATGGCCGCGGTCGAAGGCGGGGAGGGCGCTCCGGACTCGGGACCGGAACTCGACGCCGCCGACGGCGAGTTGGCGCGGTTCCGGGTTCCCGTCGAGGGAGACGCCCGCGGGGACGACCCCGAAGCGACGGTCGTGCGCCGGGACCTCTACACCGGCACGGAACTTCCGCGGGTGGCCCCGCGGGCCCGGATGGAGTCGTACCGCTACGCCTACGGGCAGGCGACCGCCCGCGAGGGCCAGAACGGCCTCGTCAAGGTGAACGTCGAGACCGGTGAGGCGACCGAGTGGTGGGCCGACGACCACTACGCCGGAGAGCCGATTTTCGTGCCGGAACCGGCGGAAGACGGGCACGACGCCGAGGAGAGGGAGGCGTCCCGCCCGGAGGACCGCGGAGTCGTCCTCGCGCCCGCGCTCGACGCCGAGAGCGAGCGGTCGCTGCTGGTCGTTCTCGACGGCGAGCGCTTCGAGGAACTGGCGCGTGCGGAGGTGCCCCACCACATCCCGTTCGGGTTCCACGGCGAGTTCTTCCCCGAAGTCGGGCGGTAG